One window from the genome of Sphaerotilus microaerophilus encodes:
- the rlmD gene encoding 23S rRNA (uracil(1939)-C(5))-methyltransferase RlmD → MTAADEWLTVDALDLEAQGVARNAEGKVVFIEGALPGETAQVTVNRRKNQWEQATLKVLGRESSQRVRPGCPHFGLHAGACGGCKMQHLEPAAQVAVKQRTLEGNLQHLAKVKPERVLRPIEGPAWGYRYRARLSVRWVAKKGTVLVGFHERKSRYVADMQVCPILPAKVSGLLMPLRALVGGMEARETLPQIEVALGERAEGLVVALVLRHLAPLSSADLAKLADFGAAHGVQWWLQPKGPDSVHRLDVLGPQLAYTLPEYGLTMPFKPTDFTQVNHAINRVLVQRALNLLQVQPDERVIDWFCGLGNFTLPLATQAREVLGIEGSEALVQRSRENAAGNHLAHKATFAARNLFELAPADLGAYGRADRWLVDPPREGAFALAKALAEVRQAPIDGYEPPRRIVYVSCNPATLARDAGLLVYQAGYRCTAAGVVNMFPHTAHVESIAVFERIDGWVLPAAPVEVEVADEVVAEVVAEVVAEVVAEVVAEGAPAESL, encoded by the coding sequence ATGACAGCAGCAGACGAATGGTTGACGGTCGACGCGCTCGACCTCGAGGCACAGGGCGTGGCGCGCAACGCCGAGGGCAAGGTGGTCTTCATCGAGGGCGCGCTGCCCGGCGAGACGGCCCAGGTCACAGTGAACCGCCGCAAGAACCAGTGGGAGCAGGCCACGTTGAAGGTGCTCGGGCGCGAGAGCTCGCAGCGCGTGCGCCCGGGCTGCCCGCACTTCGGCCTGCACGCCGGGGCCTGCGGCGGCTGCAAGATGCAGCACCTGGAGCCCGCGGCGCAGGTGGCGGTCAAACAGCGCACGCTGGAAGGCAACCTGCAGCACCTGGCCAAGGTGAAGCCCGAGCGCGTGCTGCGCCCGATCGAGGGCCCTGCCTGGGGCTACCGCTACCGCGCCCGCCTGTCGGTGCGCTGGGTCGCCAAGAAGGGCACCGTGCTGGTGGGCTTCCACGAGCGCAAGTCGCGCTACGTGGCCGACATGCAGGTCTGCCCGATCCTGCCCGCCAAGGTCAGCGGCCTGCTGATGCCGCTGCGTGCGCTGGTCGGCGGCATGGAAGCGCGCGAGACGCTGCCGCAGATCGAGGTGGCGCTGGGTGAGCGTGCCGAGGGCTTAGTCGTGGCGCTGGTGCTGCGCCACCTGGCGCCGCTCTCATCCGCCGACCTGGCGAAGCTGGCCGACTTCGGTGCCGCCCACGGCGTGCAGTGGTGGCTGCAGCCCAAGGGCCCGGACAGCGTGCACCGCCTCGACGTGCTCGGCCCCCAGCTGGCCTACACGCTGCCGGAGTACGGGCTGACGATGCCCTTCAAGCCCACCGACTTCACCCAGGTCAACCACGCCATCAACCGCGTGCTGGTGCAGCGCGCGCTGAACCTGCTGCAGGTGCAGCCCGACGAGCGGGTGATCGACTGGTTCTGTGGCCTGGGCAACTTCACCCTGCCGCTGGCCACCCAGGCGCGCGAGGTGCTGGGCATCGAGGGCAGCGAGGCGCTGGTGCAGCGTTCACGCGAGAACGCCGCCGGCAACCACCTGGCGCACAAGGCCACCTTCGCTGCACGCAACCTCTTCGAGCTGGCCCCGGCCGACCTGGGCGCCTACGGCCGCGCCGACCGCTGGCTGGTCGACCCGCCGCGCGAGGGTGCCTTCGCGCTCGCCAAGGCGCTGGCCGAGGTGCGCCAGGCGCCGATCGACGGCTACGAGCCGCCGCGGCGCATCGTCTACGTCAGCTGCAACCCGGCGACCCTGGCGCGCGACGCCGGCCTGCTGGTCTACCAGGCCGGCTACCGCTGCACCGCCGCGGGCGTGGTGAACATGTTCCCGCACACCGCGCACGTCGAGTCGATCGCGGTGTTCGAGCGCATCGATGGCTGGGTGCTGCCGGCCGCCCCGGTGGAGGTTGAGGTGGCTGATGAGGTGGTGGCTGAGGTGGTGGCTGAGGTGGTGGCTGAGGTGGTGGCTGAGGTGGTGGCTGAGGGCGCGCCGGCGGAGTCGCTCTGA
- a CDS encoding protein-L-isoaspartate(D-aspartate) O-methyltransferase codes for MPAGVPAGVDPAQPPAASAVITSAPVARPPLRRSGLPPWPEAIAEGATARLRMVERLRQAGCADEDVLRAMGHVARHHFIDAALAPQAYEDTSLPIGLGQTISKPSVVARMLALLRARPEGSDLGRVLEIGTGCGYQAAVLVLLARQVYSVERLRGLYDRARENLAPTRPSHLRLVYGDGRLGHGPNAPYDGIIAAAGGQELPGAWLEQLAPGGRLVAPVHDARLGGQVLLVVDRRADGSYVEQRHEPVRFVPLESGISDHGTP; via the coding sequence GTGCCTGCCGGGGTCCCGGCCGGCGTCGATCCGGCGCAGCCACCCGCTGCCAGTGCTGTGATCACGTCGGCGCCCGTGGCGCGGCCGCCGCTGCGCCGCAGCGGCCTGCCACCCTGGCCGGAAGCGATCGCCGAAGGCGCCACGGCGCGCCTGCGCATGGTCGAGCGCCTGCGCCAGGCCGGCTGTGCGGACGAGGACGTGCTGCGGGCGATGGGCCACGTGGCGCGCCACCATTTCATCGACGCGGCGCTGGCGCCGCAGGCCTATGAGGACACCAGCCTGCCCATCGGGCTGGGCCAGACGATCTCCAAGCCCTCGGTCGTGGCGCGCATGCTGGCGCTGCTGCGTGCTCGCCCGGAGGGCAGCGACCTCGGCCGCGTGCTGGAAATCGGCACCGGCTGCGGCTACCAGGCCGCCGTGCTGGTGCTGCTGGCGCGGCAGGTCTACTCGGTCGAGCGCCTGCGCGGCCTGTACGACCGGGCGCGCGAGAACCTGGCACCGACCCGACCGAGCCACTTGCGCCTCGTCTACGGGGACGGCCGCCTCGGGCACGGGCCCAACGCGCCCTACGACGGCATCATCGCCGCGGCGGGGGGGCAGGAGCTGCCGGGCGCCTGGCTGGAGCAGCTCGCCCCGGGCGGGCGGCTGGTGGCCCCGGTGCACGATGCCCGCCTGGGCGGCCAGGTGCTGCTGGTGGTGGACCGGCGTGCCGACGGCTCCTACGTCGAGCAGCGGCATGAGCCGGTGCGGTTCGTCCCCTTAGAATCGGGCATCAGCGATCACGGCACCCCGTGA
- a CDS encoding GGDEF domain-containing protein — MTDRDEGMAEAAGDARWRALWAAPALVRRRAAQVNRPRMAWGGGVLLLLNLVHVAVFRSQPRAADPRVVAWANGIEIAHGVMALLMLALLGVLALAWQWERTGRGTAGARLAAAVELAGTAAVLGFAVTVVAIDQAVTPNVSPFLLASLLMGLLMLLPPVRSLLLYLAAGSGFLLVMSAMQPDATLRLSNQVNGLTACALGWLLSSMLWRRFVEHETLVEALRDSEAELRRQQQRLRELAVRDGLTRLWNRTELRRLAERELALAQRHLQDTSLILLDLDRFKHINDGWGHPAGDAVLQATAGVLRRLVRGSDEVGRLGGEEFVILLPQTDLAAAAALAERLRSEVAALVCPPVTLPVSASFGVACMNGCLRLPAPEAFERLYAAADRALYGAKQAGRNRVGCAPELLPP, encoded by the coding sequence GTGACCGATCGCGACGAGGGCATGGCGGAAGCGGCTGGGGATGCGCGCTGGCGGGCGCTGTGGGCAGCGCCAGCGCTGGTGCGCCGGCGCGCGGCGCAGGTCAACCGGCCGCGCATGGCCTGGGGCGGTGGGGTGCTGCTGCTGCTCAACCTCGTGCATGTGGCGGTGTTCCGATCGCAGCCACGGGCTGCCGACCCACGTGTGGTGGCCTGGGCCAACGGCATCGAGATCGCGCACGGTGTCATGGCGCTGCTGATGCTGGCCCTGCTGGGTGTGCTCGCGCTGGCCTGGCAATGGGAGCGCACCGGGCGGGGCACCGCTGGCGCGCGGCTGGCGGCGGCGGTCGAGCTGGCCGGGACCGCAGCGGTGCTGGGCTTCGCGGTGACGGTGGTGGCGATCGACCAGGCGGTGACGCCCAATGTGTCACCCTTCCTGCTGGCCTCGTTGCTGATGGGGCTGCTGATGCTGCTGCCCCCGGTGCGTTCGTTGCTGCTGTACCTGGCCGCCGGCAGTGGCTTCCTGCTCGTGATGTCCGCGATGCAGCCCGATGCAACACTGCGCCTGAGCAACCAGGTCAACGGCCTGACCGCCTGTGCGCTGGGCTGGCTGCTGTCGTCGATGCTGTGGCGGCGCTTCGTCGAGCACGAAACGCTCGTTGAGGCGCTGCGTGACTCCGAGGCCGAGTTGCGCCGCCAACAGCAGCGCCTGCGCGAACTGGCGGTGCGAGACGGCCTGACGCGGCTGTGGAACCGCACCGAGCTGCGCCGGCTCGCCGAGCGTGAACTGGCCCTGGCACAGCGCCACCTGCAGGACACCAGCCTGATCCTGCTGGACCTGGACCGCTTCAAGCACATCAACGACGGTTGGGGCCACCCGGCCGGGGATGCCGTGCTGCAGGCCACGGCCGGGGTGCTGCGCCGCCTCGTGCGCGGCAGCGACGAGGTGGGCCGCCTGGGCGGCGAGGAGTTCGTGATCCTGTTGCCACAGACCGATCTGGCCGCCGCCGCGGCGCTGGCCGAGCGCCTGCGCAGCGAGGTGGCTGCGCTCGTCTGCCCGCCGGTGACCCTGCCGGTCAGCGCGAGCTTCGGCGTGGCCTGCATGAACGGCTGCCTGCGGCTGCCGGCGCCCGAGGCCTTCGAGCGGCTGTATGCCGCCGCGGACAGGGCACTCTACGGTGCCAAGCAGGCCGGGCGCAACCGGGTGGGGTGCGCGCCCGAGCTGCTGCCGCCCTGA
- a CDS encoding RES family NAD+ phosphorylase — MACWRVISPAYAGTPLSGMGAARQGGRFNRPGQEALYLSLDESTALAEYRQDNPWLPAGIICTFLVRGLRVADLSARFDPGRWPALWSDFASDWRALWFGDAIEPPTWYMADDVVAAGWDGIVFPSQARPGGRNLVIYGSSGRPATQLAVYDPTGSLARLRSGSPS, encoded by the coding sequence ATGGCCTGCTGGCGTGTCATTTCCCCCGCCTACGCGGGCACGCCCCTGTCCGGCATGGGTGCGGCGAGGCAGGGCGGGCGGTTCAACCGGCCGGGCCAGGAGGCGCTGTACCTGTCACTGGACGAGTCCACCGCCCTGGCCGAATACCGCCAGGACAACCCTTGGCTGCCAGCGGGCATCATATGTACCTTCCTTGTGCGGGGCCTGCGGGTGGCGGACCTGAGTGCCCGCTTCGACCCCGGGCGCTGGCCTGCGCTGTGGAGCGACTTTGCTTCGGACTGGCGTGCTCTGTGGTTCGGCGACGCCATCGAGCCACCCACCTGGTACATGGCCGATGACGTTGTGGCCGCCGGGTGGGATGGCATCGTCTTCCCTTCCCAGGCGCGCCCGGGCGGCCGCAATCTGGTGATCTACGGCAGTTCGGGCAGGCCTGCGACGCAGTTGGCTGTCTACGACCCCACGGGCAGCCTTGCCCGCCTTAGAAGTGGATCCCCTTCATGA
- a CDS encoding YbgC/FadM family acyl-CoA thioesterase, whose amino-acid sequence MSHTEELLRRSDFRFAHRLRVRWVEVDLQHIVFNGHYLMYFDTAIADYWRALGLPYQASMQQLGGDLYVRKATVEYHASARYDEQLEVAIRCQHIGNSSIRFVCAIFRAEQLLISGELVYVFADPATQTSRPVPLALRETLLGYEAGEAMVEVRTGGWAELRDSAGPIRTEVFVQEQQIPAELEWDEADATCLHAVAFNRLGMPLATGRLLPAEHGAAKIGRMAVIAPMRGSQVGRQVLEALIDAARLRGDCEVVLHAQRSAIGFYHRAGFSDRGAPFEEAGIPHQEMVRGL is encoded by the coding sequence ATGAGCCATACCGAGGAGCTGCTGCGCCGCAGCGATTTCCGCTTTGCCCACCGCCTGCGCGTGCGCTGGGTGGAGGTGGACCTGCAGCACATCGTCTTCAACGGCCACTACCTGATGTACTTCGACACCGCGATCGCCGACTACTGGCGTGCGCTGGGCCTGCCCTACCAGGCGTCGATGCAGCAGCTGGGCGGCGACCTCTACGTGCGCAAGGCCACCGTCGAGTACCACGCCAGCGCCCGCTACGACGAGCAGCTGGAGGTGGCGATCCGCTGCCAGCACATCGGCAACTCGTCGATCCGCTTCGTCTGCGCGATCTTCCGGGCCGAGCAGCTGCTGATCAGCGGTGAGCTGGTCTACGTCTTCGCCGACCCGGCCACCCAGACCAGCCGCCCGGTGCCGCTGGCGCTGCGCGAAACCTTGCTCGGCTACGAGGCCGGCGAGGCGATGGTGGAGGTGCGCACGGGCGGCTGGGCCGAGCTGCGCGATTCGGCCGGGCCGATCCGCACCGAGGTCTTCGTGCAGGAGCAGCAGATCCCGGCCGAGCTGGAGTGGGACGAGGCCGATGCCACCTGCCTGCACGCCGTGGCCTTCAACCGCCTGGGCATGCCGCTGGCGACCGGCCGGCTGCTGCCGGCGGAACACGGCGCCGCCAAGATCGGCCGCATGGCCGTGATCGCGCCGATGCGCGGCAGCCAGGTCGGCCGCCAAGTGCTGGAGGCGCTGATCGACGCCGCCCGCCTGCGCGGCGACTGCGAGGTCGTCCTGCACGCCCAGCGCTCGGCCATCGGTTTCTACCACCGCGCCGGTTTCAGTGACCGCGGCGCGCCCTTCGAGGAGGCGGGTATCCCGCACCAGGAGATGGTGCGGGGGCTGTGA
- a CDS encoding alpha/beta hydrolase codes for MRGLLERIQRARRKPFHHLSAQEARAAYELAAEVLEPPRGALARVETFDMPLEVPDAPGLARPARLYAPSNERLPALLYLHGGGFTIGGLETHDSLCRQLAQRSGAAVVALDYRLAPEHRFPAAVHDCWAALRWLAGEGAARLGLDGMRLAVGGDSAGGTLAAVTALHARDERLPLALQVLITPGTTAHADTDSHAQFAEGFLLDRAAIVWFFDHYVDADQRSDWRFAPLLADDLEGVAPAWVGLAECDPLVDEGLAYADRLRLHGVPVQLELWRGLTHDFIKMGRAITEAHDAQASIAAALREAFGLGI; via the coding sequence ATGCGCGGCCTGCTGGAACGCATCCAGCGTGCCAGGCGCAAGCCGTTCCACCACCTCAGCGCCCAGGAGGCGCGAGCGGCCTACGAGCTCGCCGCCGAGGTGCTGGAGCCGCCTCGGGGGGCGCTGGCGCGCGTCGAGACCTTCGACATGCCGCTGGAGGTGCCTGACGCACCGGGGCTGGCGCGCCCCGCCCGCCTGTACGCGCCCAGCAACGAGCGCCTGCCGGCGTTGCTCTACCTGCATGGCGGCGGCTTCACGATCGGCGGGCTGGAGACGCACGACAGCCTGTGCCGCCAGCTGGCGCAGCGCAGCGGCGCTGCGGTGGTGGCGCTGGACTACCGGCTGGCGCCGGAGCACCGCTTTCCCGCCGCGGTGCATGACTGCTGGGCCGCGCTGCGCTGGCTGGCCGGGGAGGGCGCCGCGCGCCTGGGGCTGGACGGCATGCGCCTGGCGGTCGGCGGCGACAGCGCGGGTGGCACGCTGGCCGCGGTGACCGCGCTGCATGCCCGCGACGAGCGCCTGCCGCTGGCCCTGCAGGTGCTGATCACCCCGGGCACCACCGCGCACGCGGACACCGACTCGCACGCGCAGTTTGCCGAGGGCTTCCTGCTCGACCGGGCGGCCATCGTCTGGTTCTTCGACCACTACGTCGACGCCGACCAGCGCAGCGACTGGCGCTTCGCGCCGCTGCTGGCCGATGACCTGGAGGGCGTCGCGCCCGCCTGGGTCGGCCTGGCCGAGTGCGACCCGCTGGTCGACGAAGGCCTGGCCTACGCCGACCGCCTGCGCCTGCACGGCGTGCCCGTGCAGCTCGAACTCTGGCGCGGGCTGACGCACGACTTCATCAAGATGGGCCGCGCCATCACCGAGGCGCACGACGCCCAGGCCTCGATCGCTGCCGCCCTGCGCGAGGCCTTCGGGCTGGGCATCTGA
- a CDS encoding c-type cytochrome, producing the protein MAALSVLFAAVLVACGGGSGGSGSEAAADSTVTVSDADGGLRVSIASAAARDAAVPADTAASGTPTDRHCDHAWTSTRYALAATVTAGPSAGQSLQGALLLKGELQEDGSTRLVGRWVPSDLATPASKTTAATLARELQAADTASSLRSSYRQQVAELATQLRSALAAAGSRDSDAARAAIEAFRSGYAAATEQYQTAYETQLVGRGHGHRAGQRVSGTLGADGSVTLRITQRGGTPLVFTGTQAADGSLSGSFTGPTEGDSGTWQAALAGTPAPAPVPAPIPAPPASDPTPAPTPAPTPAPTPAPTPAPTPAPTPAPTPAPTPAPKPAPTPAPTPAPTPAPAVGDPAAGLTKYGATCASCHGSSASGLSQAGTLSGLNSAMQRNAHRSFSGSLTDQDKLDLVAYIASAN; encoded by the coding sequence ATGGCCGCGTTGTCCGTGCTCTTTGCCGCCGTGCTGGTGGCCTGCGGCGGTGGCAGCGGCGGCTCGGGCAGCGAAGCCGCGGCCGATTCGACCGTGACGGTGAGCGATGCCGACGGCGGGCTGCGGGTGAGCATTGCCTCGGCCGCAGCGCGCGATGCCGCGGTGCCGGCCGACACCGCCGCATCGGGCACCCCCACCGACCGCCACTGTGACCACGCCTGGACGAGCACCCGCTACGCGCTTGCGGCCACGGTGACGGCCGGCCCGAGTGCCGGCCAGTCGCTGCAGGGCGCCCTGCTGCTCAAGGGCGAGCTGCAGGAGGACGGCAGCACCAGGCTGGTCGGGCGCTGGGTGCCGTCCGACCTGGCCACGCCGGCCAGCAAGACCACCGCGGCCACGCTCGCCAGGGAGTTGCAGGCCGCCGACACCGCCTCCAGCCTGCGCAGCAGCTACCGCCAGCAGGTGGCCGAGCTCGCCACCCAGCTGCGCAGCGCCCTGGCCGCGGCCGGCAGCCGTGACAGCGACGCCGCCCGGGCCGCCATCGAGGCCTTCCGCAGTGGCTATGCGGCCGCCACGGAGCAGTACCAGACGGCCTATGAGACCCAGCTGGTCGGCCGCGGCCATGGCCACCGTGCCGGCCAGCGGGTGAGCGGCACGCTGGGCGCGGACGGCAGCGTCACGCTGCGGATCACCCAGCGCGGCGGCACTCCCCTGGTCTTCACCGGCACACAGGCGGCCGATGGCTCGCTCAGCGGCAGCTTCACCGGCCCGACAGAAGGAGACAGCGGCACCTGGCAGGCCGCGCTGGCAGGCACCCCGGCGCCTGCACCCGTGCCCGCGCCGATCCCGGCACCGCCGGCGTCCGACCCGACGCCCGCACCCACCCCAGCTCCGACACCGGCCCCCACCCCAGCCCCCACTCCGGCTCCGACACCGGCTCCTACCCCGGCACCGACCCCAGCACCCACGCCAGCCCCCAAGCCGGCACCGACGCCCGCGCCGACTCCTGCCCCAACGCCCGCCCCCGCAGTCGGCGACCCGGCCGCCGGACTGACGAAGTACGGCGCCACCTGCGCCAGCTGCCACGGCAGCAGCGCGTCCGGCCTGTCGCAGGCGGGCACGCTGAGCGGCCTGAACAGCGCCATGCAACGCAACGCCCACCGTTCGTTCTCCGGCAGCCTGACCGATCAGGACAAGCTGGACCTGGTCGCCTACATCGCCAGCGCCAACTGA
- a CDS encoding antitoxin Xre/MbcA/ParS toxin-binding domain-containing protein has protein sequence MSAVLKQPLVERFREPDTPYLSPTRVGDFFGFRVQELAERAHVHRNTPTARPQAPQLQKYLQDMLRVLAAATEMTGDAERAAFLLRNEPLRAFGYKTADALVQEGRTEALIAYLQSLAGGAAG, from the coding sequence ATGTCTGCCGTCCTGAAACAACCCCTTGTCGAGCGGTTCCGCGAGCCCGACACACCCTACCTGTCCCCGACGAGGGTGGGGGACTTCTTTGGTTTTCGCGTCCAGGAACTGGCTGAGCGGGCGCATGTGCACCGCAACACACCCACTGCACGCCCGCAGGCGCCGCAACTGCAAAAGTACCTGCAGGACATGCTGCGTGTGCTCGCCGCCGCGACGGAGATGACCGGCGATGCCGAACGCGCCGCCTTTCTGCTGCGCAATGAGCCCCTTCGCGCCTTCGGCTACAAGACCGCCGATGCGCTTGTACAGGAGGGGCGCACCGAGGCGCTCATCGCCTACCTGCAGTCGTTGGCCGGCGGTGCCGCGGGATGA
- a CDS encoding peptidoglycan DD-metalloendopeptidase family protein — translation MTSTRIVARTSRAVLALSVAVLLAACATGQRPRAPVEDRTVSPRSPAPASGTPAPIVEAPRVPMNTENAGKPGFYTVRPGDTLIRVGLETGQNWRDIQRWNGLDNPDRIEVGQVLRVIPPGQDGNTTTARGVGSSRVESRPIDSKPQPAVAAPTPVAPVASTTAPASNPAPAPTSPAASPAAAPAPVAAPAASPVPAAVREADDDLAWQWPAQGTVVANFDEVRNKGVAIAGKPGDAVLAAADGRVVYAGSSLRGYGNLVIVKHNETYLTAYAHNQALLVKEDQLVRRGQKIAEMGSSDSDRVALHFEIRRKGKPIDPTRLLPSR, via the coding sequence ATGACATCTACACGCATTGTTGCGCGCACCAGCCGCGCGGTCCTGGCCCTATCGGTCGCGGTACTCTTGGCCGCCTGTGCGACCGGCCAACGGCCCCGCGCACCGGTGGAGGACCGCACCGTGTCGCCGCGCTCGCCGGCCCCGGCCTCCGGCACCCCCGCCCCCATCGTCGAGGCACCGCGCGTGCCGATGAACACCGAGAACGCCGGCAAGCCCGGTTTCTACACCGTGCGCCCGGGCGACACGCTGATCCGCGTCGGCCTGGAAACAGGCCAGAACTGGCGTGACATCCAGCGCTGGAACGGCCTGGACAACCCGGACCGCATCGAGGTTGGCCAGGTGCTGCGCGTGATCCCGCCCGGCCAGGACGGCAACACGACCACGGCGCGTGGCGTGGGCAGCAGCCGGGTCGAGTCCCGGCCGATCGACAGCAAGCCGCAGCCCGCTGTGGCTGCGCCGACCCCGGTGGCGCCGGTGGCGTCCACCACCGCGCCGGCCAGCAACCCTGCGCCGGCCCCGACGAGCCCGGCGGCCAGCCCAGCGGCTGCGCCGGCCCCGGTGGCCGCTCCCGCGGCGAGCCCGGTACCGGCCGCGGTGCGCGAAGCGGACGACGACCTGGCCTGGCAGTGGCCGGCCCAGGGCACGGTGGTAGCGAACTTCGACGAGGTGCGCAACAAGGGCGTGGCCATCGCCGGCAAGCCCGGCGACGCGGTCCTGGCCGCCGCCGACGGCCGGGTGGTCTACGCCGGCTCCAGCCTGCGCGGCTACGGCAACCTGGTGATCGTCAAGCACAACGAGACCTACCTGACTGCCTACGCCCACAACCAGGCCCTGCTGGTCAAGGAAGACCAGTTGGTGCGCCGCGGCCAGAAGATCGCCGAGATGGGCTCCAGCGACAGCGACCGCGTGGCGCTGCACTTCGAGATCCGCCGCAAGGGCAAGCCGATCGACCCGACCCGGCTGCTGCCGTCGCGCTGA
- the dusA gene encoding tRNA dihydrouridine(20/20a) synthase DusA, which translates to MQAVSRPACLPLTASATAAPSLQPSPWRLSVAPMLDWTDRHCRVFHRLLTRHTRLYTEMVTTGALIHGDRHRHLDFSAVEHPVALQLGGSEPADLATCARLALDWGYDEVNLNCGCPSERVQKGAFGACLMAEPATVAAGVRAMVDAVAGCIPVTVKHRIGIDREESYAFVRDFVGTIAEAGCQVFIVHARNAWLQGLSPKENRDIPPLRYEFVYQLKRDFPALTIVLNGGVKADDEIDAHLQQVDGVMVGRQAYHEPWQMAAWDARFFGEPGPAASRDAAEAAWVDHLQALHEGGTPWLTAMRHALGLWNGVPGARAWRRFWSDHRLRDSAPAAAHAHWLAQAAARRPADAGYDAHRPGPVAPG; encoded by the coding sequence ATGCAGGCTGTTTCACGGCCTGCTTGCCTCCCCTTGACTGCCTCTGCCACTGCCGCCCCCAGCCTCCAGCCCAGCCCCTGGCGCCTGTCCGTCGCGCCGATGTTGGATTGGACGGACCGTCATTGCAGGGTGTTTCACCGCCTGCTTACCCGCCACACCCGGCTGTACACCGAGATGGTGACCACCGGTGCGCTGATCCATGGGGATCGGCACCGGCACCTGGACTTCAGCGCGGTGGAGCACCCGGTGGCCCTGCAGCTGGGCGGCAGCGAGCCGGCCGACCTGGCCACCTGCGCGCGGCTGGCGCTGGACTGGGGCTACGACGAGGTCAACCTGAACTGCGGCTGCCCGAGTGAACGGGTGCAGAAGGGGGCCTTCGGCGCCTGCCTGATGGCCGAGCCGGCGACCGTGGCGGCCGGGGTGCGGGCGATGGTCGACGCGGTGGCGGGGTGCATCCCGGTGACGGTCAAGCACCGCATCGGCATCGATCGAGAGGAGAGCTACGCCTTCGTGCGCGACTTCGTCGGCACCATCGCCGAGGCCGGCTGCCAAGTCTTCATCGTGCATGCGCGCAATGCCTGGCTGCAGGGCCTGAGCCCGAAGGAGAACCGTGACATTCCGCCGCTGCGCTACGAGTTCGTCTACCAGCTCAAGCGGGACTTCCCGGCGCTGACGATCGTGCTCAACGGCGGGGTGAAGGCCGACGACGAGATCGACGCGCACCTGCAGCAGGTCGACGGGGTGATGGTCGGCCGGCAGGCCTACCACGAGCCCTGGCAGATGGCCGCCTGGGATGCGCGCTTCTTCGGCGAGCCCGGGCCAGCGGCCAGCCGCGATGCGGCGGAGGCTGCCTGGGTGGACCACCTGCAGGCGCTGCACGAGGGCGGCACACCCTGGCTGACAGCGATGCGTCATGCGCTGGGCCTGTGGAATGGCGTGCCGGGCGCACGGGCCTGGCGGCGCTTCTGGTCCGACCACCGGCTGCGTGACAGCGCTCCGGCCGCCGCCCATGCCCACTGGCTGGCCCAGGCTGCCGCGCGGCGGCCGGCCGATGCTGGGTACGATGCCCATCGGCCCGGGCCCGTTGCGCCGGGATGA